The window GTTTCGTTGATTATAGATGTTGCACAGCTGCTTGAGCTTGGCTTAAAACAGGAAATGCAGGCTAGGGAGCGCCGCGAGGCTTCAATTTGGTAGGTTAAGGAAAGACATTATGGAAGAAATGAAAGAACTAAAGGTAAATACGGGCGTAGGCATCGGAGATACTGATTCTCTACACGAGCAGATGATTGTTGTAGATTTTAAGATGGTAACATTTTCTCTTGCCGGTAAAGATTATGCAATAGACATTATGCGTGTTAAGGAAATAGCAAAGGCCGGAAATTTTACCTATGTACCCAATACTTCTCCCTTTGTTTTGGGAGTATACAACCTCCGCGGTGATATTATTCCGATAATCGATTTGCGTATTTTCTTTAATATTCCGGTACCGGCCCGCAAAAAAAACCAGCCTGAAAGCATGGTTATCATAAATGTTCAAGATCAGACCTTCGGTGTTGTAGTTGACTTTATCGATAAGGTTGTGGGTGTATCCAGCAGTACAATTCAACCCCCTCATCCTATCTTCGGCGATATAAATATTAAATATATTCACGGTGTTGTAGAAAACGGAGGCCATCTTTACATTCTTCTTGATGTCGATAAGATATTTGCTTCGCGTCAAAAAGAAGAAGTCAAGGAAGACTTGGCTCCTGTTGCGGCAAGCGTAGTAAAGGAACCGGTAAAGCTTCAAGGCGGTCAATCTTCAGAAAATCTGGATATAAAATTTATAGGCGATACATTATCTGCTATGGGTAAATTCTATATTTCTGCCGTTAATGAAGATTGGGTCAAGGAAAGGTATTTGGAGTGGAAGGATATACGCCCTTCAGGAAGTTTGCAAATTCAATCCGAAAAAGATGCCGGAGAATTTTTATCATCTTTCTTGTCACCTTTTACAAAGAGTTTTTGGAGTGAGGCCTATATAAATGCCTATTATAAAATGCTTCCGGAGAATGCTTCTTCCGTAATTAATGTTTGGTGTATAGGATGCGGTCAAGGATATGAAGCATACAGCCTTGCTGTTCTATTAAAAATGCGTTATCCTCGTGCTCATGTAAAGATTTATGCAAATGATTCGGATTTGTTGGCTATTTCGAATGCTCCCATGCTTTCGGTTCCCGATGATATTGCTTCCGGTATTTATGAGCCCCATATTACAAAGACTGCTTCCGGAAATTTGACATTTTCAAAAGAGATAAAAGATATGATTCTTTTTGAGTACCATGATTGTACTCATCAAAATGCCGTTCCCGATGTAGATATAATTGTTGCAAGGGATGTTTTATCGTTTATGAACCCAAATGTTCAGAGAACCCTGATAGAAGAATTTAGGGAAAAACTTAAGGATTCCGGACTTATAATTCTGGGTCATAATGAGGCAATGCCCAAGCAGGACGGCTGGCTGAGAAACAGCTCAGGTGATATTGTAATTTTTACAAAAGAATAAATATAAAAGGATAAGGAGAAATAAATGCGTGTAGAGTATATTAATCCGTTTAGCGAAGCTGCTTACAATATCCTGTCACAAGTTTTAAGTGAGGATATAAAACGCGGCGACTTGTACCTAAAATCGACTTGTATGCCGGTTATGGGCGTCGCAGCTATTGTAGGTCTTGCCGGGGATGTTGAGGGCCGAGTCATCTTTGATATGACCTTGGATACGGCTTTAAAGATTGCCTCTGCAATGAATAACGAGGAATTGGCAGAATTTGATGAGCTTGCTCGCGCAACGATTACGGAATTGGCTAATCTTATTACGGCGCAGGCTGTAACAAAGCTTCATGACTTAGGATTTAAGTTTGACTTAACTCCTCCGGCTCTTTTTACGGGCGAAAACATGAAGATATCCAATAATGATATCGAAGCTTTAATTGTGCCGATGACGGCTCCGCAAGGTAGAGTAGAAATCAACGTTGCAATTCGTGACCGAGTATAAAAAAGTTAAAGGAGTTTTATTATGATATCGAAACAGGACTTTCCCAATATTAACGAGAGGGCACCTGAAGGGAAAAAACCGGATGGAACGCCTTACAAGATTTTGGTTGTTGATGATTCTATATTTGTTACAAAGCAAATAGGACAGATATTGAATAGCGAGGGCTATGAAGTTGTTGCTACGGCTGTTGACGGATTTGAGGGCGTTGAAAAATATAAAGAATTATGTCCCAATGTCGACCTCGTAACAATGGATATTACAATGCCTAAAATGGACGGTTTAACTGCCTTGGAACAGATAATGGCATTCGATAAAAATGCCAAGGTAGTTATGATAAGTGCTCTGGGAAAGGAAGAACTTGTAAAAAAAGCTCTTTTACTTGGAGCCAAGAACTATATCGTAAAGCCGCTTGACCGCAAAAAAGTTTTGGAGCGTGTCGCAGGTGTCCTAGGTATTTCCTAATCTTATAAAAGAGGCTTAAATCCCATGGTTTAAGCCTCTTTTTTTAGTTTTATAAGTCTGTAACGCTTGTTTGCTTTTAAAATGGTATATCTATTGCTAAAACTTTTTTTGAGAGATTTTTTTAGGTTGTAAACATGATTATAGATGCTGTTTTGTTTTGAAGGAATTTTTTCTCCCCAAAAAATTGTGCTTATCTCTTCATCGCTTAATCCTTTTTGTCTGTTTATAATTAAATGCTTTAGTAAGATTCCGGATTTTTTAGGCAGGCTGTAAATATAGTCCTTATTAAGATCAGGCCTTCTTTTACATTTTGAAAGAATTATTTTGAGGATTTTTTCATTTCCTCTTATGTTTTCAGGTATTCCGGAAGAGCTTACTATATTGATATTTTTTATATTATAGCAATCTTCGTGAAAATAAGTGCAAATTGTAATATCCTTGTATATCTTTTTTATCAATCGAGCTTCATTCAAACTATAATGAGCCAATTCTTTTGTTGCTACAATGATGGCATCCAATTCGGGATCCAAATAATTACATATAAATTTACTGCCGTTTTCTGCAGCAATAGTTATAATTCCATGATTTTCCAGCTTTTCACACAAAAAGGCGAGAGTTTCTATTTTTCTATCAAAAACCAACACTTTCATAACACCCTTTTATCGGAAAAATTATCCTATCCCTTAAAAACTTTTCAATTCCTAATGACAAACAAGCAAATAAATTGTATAATCTTTTATATGTACATGTTAAAAGGATGTTCGGGCTATGTTTCTTAAAAATCTTGAAATTTTCGGATTTAAGTCCTTTCCCGATAGAGTAAAAATTGAATTTGCAGATGGTATAACAGCCCTCCTGGGACCCAACGGCTGCGGAAAAAGTAATGTAGTGGATGCAGTAAAATGGGTATTGGGGGAACAATCGTCCCGTACTTTACGGGCCGACAAAATGGAAGACGTTATATTTAACGGTACCGAAAAGAGAAATCAGCTTAATATTGCAGAAGTAACCTTAACTATAAGCAATGAAAAGGGCCTCTTGAATTTGGATTTAAGCGAAATAGCTATAAAGAGGCGTCTTTACCGTTCAGGGGAAAGCGAATATTTTATCAATAACCAGCCGGCAAAGCTGCGTGAAATTAGAGAACTTTTTTGGGACACAGGTGTCGGAAAGGCTGCATATTCCGTTATGGAGCAGGGCAAAATCGACCAGATCCTTTCGAGTAAGCCTGAAGAAAGGCGCTATCTTTTTGAAGAAGCTGCCGGTATAACGAAATTTAAGGTAAAAAGACAGGATGCGGAAAGAAAGCTCGAAAAAACCCAAGAAAATATGAAACAGATTGAAGCTGCTTTGGCCGAGGTCCGAAGATCCTATGATACCTTAAAAATTCAGTCTGAACAAACAATCAAATACCGTGAGCTAAAAGATGCCGTTTTTGAACATGAAAGAGATATTCAGCTTTTACGCTTAAAAAGTTTTGTAGACGGTCTTGCCGCAAAAAAACAGAGCTTAAAAGAAGCCTCCGAAAAAAGAGATTCCATACAGGAGCAAATTGACGGTATTCACGGGCTCCTTTCGGAAAATATGGATATCGTAAATGAAATGGAAGAGAAGTTTAATGCTTACCGAACAAAGGTTCTAAACCTGGCCATAGAACAAAAAGGTAAGCAGGAGCAGGTTCAAATTTACAATAAACGCCGTTCCGAGCTTAAGCTAAAGCTTAACCAACTGGAGGCTAAGACCTCTTCAACCAAGGAAAATATTGAAAGCCTTGAAGACGATATTTCCGAAAAAAATGCCGATGTTTTTGAGTTTAAAAAACAGGTTTCTGCAATAGAAAAAAATGCCGAAGACTTTGAAAAAAACATAGACTTGGCAAGCCATAAGATTACTTCAAACAAGGAAGAAGTAAAAAGGCTTGAAGACGATATAAAAAGGCTTGACGATATGAGAGGGGATATGGAGCTTGAATTAAAGTCCATAACCGAAGATATCGTTACCGAACTTGATAAAAATTTAAGATCGGCAGGTTATTCCTCGGCAAATCGCTTGGAAGCCGAAAAAGACTTGGATGGTGCTTTAAACCGGTTAAAGGTTTTAATTACGGGAAAAAAGGCTATATTTTCCGACTTTGCCTCGATAGAAAATCACTCTGCAGATGATGTAAAAAAATTCGCAGAAGACTCCGTTCAAAGTTTTTCTTCACTTTTATCCATAAGCGATGAAGTTCAAAATGCCCTTGAAAAATATAAAAAATCTTCGGCAGGTTTTATTGATGACTTTTTGGCTCCTGAAGGTATTATTACCAAAAAAAGAGCAGTCGATGCCGCTATCTTGGAAAACAGGCAATCTATCGAAAATAACCGTACAAAAATTGCCGCTCTGATAGAAGAAAATAACGAGCTTTCCATCAAGATAAACGACTATCGCAAAACCCTTGAAGATTTGCGTGTAAACAGAGCGAAGGTAGATGCTCAGGCAAAAAATGCAGAAGATCAGGTTAAACTTTTAGAACGTCAGCTTTCTTCAGAGAAAAAAATACTTCATGACCTTGAAAACGAATTTTTTACCGAAGAAAAACAATTAAAGCAAACGGAAGAAGATATTTCGGAACTTGAAGGCGAGATAAATTCTTTGGAATATGAGGGAAGAAAGATAAGTGCCGAGCTTGAAAAACTTGAAAATGAAATCTCGATAAAAAACTCCGACCTTGCCAGTAAGAGAGGGAAGGTTGACAAGCTTAACGCAGAGCTTTCAAAAGCAAACTCTCTTTTGGAAAAATTCCATTTGGATCTTGCAGGGATTGAAGCCGATATCCGTAACACAAAAGAAAATTTTAGAGAAAAGCATTCCCGAGAGCTTATGGAGTTTGAGGAGAGGATGTTTACTATTACCTCATCTGTAAATGATCTTAGGGACAGCCTTTCTTCAATTAAGCAAAAACTTGATTCTTTGGGACGGGTAAACTTTATGGCTCCCGAAGAATTTGAAAGCGTTAAAGAACGCTATGAATTTTTAACTAAACATATAAGCGATCTTGATAAGGCCCGTGCAGATTTGCAGAGGATTACGGATGAGATTACGGCCGAATCCACCGAGCTTTTTTTGGACACCTACAATAAGATTAAAAAGAATTTTCATAATATGTTTAGGAGACTTTTTGGCGGCGGAAGGGCTGAAATACGCTTAACCGATCCGAAAAATGTGCTTGAATCGGGAATAGAAATTTTTGCACAGCCTCCGGGGAAAAAACTTGAAAATATCAGTCTGTTATCGGGCGGAGAAAAATCCATGACGGCGGTAGCTCTTTTATTTGCAACCTATATGGTTAAGCCTTCTCCGTTCTGTCTTCTTGACGAAATTGACGCGGCCCTCGATGAGCAAAATGTTACCCGCTTTGTTACTACGCTTCGTGAATTTGCAAATGTAAGCCAGTACATTGTTATTACTCATAATAAAAAGACTGTTTTGGGTGCAAATGCCATGCTGGGTGTTACCATGGAAGAATCCGGTGTTTCAAAGGTTATAGCCATAAGGCTGGATAATGAAACGGAGCTTGAATCAAAAACTATAGACTTGGTTAATGAGCCCTTTGTAGAAGAAGATGTTGAGCCTGAGGAGGGGGTTTATATTCCGCCTCATCCGCCTAAAAGGATAAAAACCGTAAACGATGAGGAGGAAATTTCAGAAAATGATAGACCTCAAGAGTAAAATAAGCGGTATTTTTAAAAACATGCAGGTTTCTTTTTCTCATCACAGAAAGCCGGTTATTATAATTGTATGTGCCTTGATTTTTATCTTAACGTTAAGCCTCCTTTTGATTATATTTTCACAAAAAAAAGATGATGCATCATATTCCGAAACAAAAAAAGCTGTCTTATCATCTAAAAATTCCGATTTTAAATCCGGTAAGGTAGACACGGATAAACTGCAAATTATAGATGAACCGCTTTATCTGCCTCCTATTCAGTTTTCGCGGGAACAGCATAAAATATGGGAAAAAGAAGAGGTTGACTATTGGTATGAGCCTCCTGCCGAAAAGGATATGGAGGAACTGCATAAACAGAACAAAAAAATTGCCGATAAAATACTGGAGGCTGCTCCATGAAACCGATACGTTATATATTAATATTATTTTTGATTTTTATCTTTTTGAATTCCTGTGCAAGTACTAAAAAAAATACAGGCGAAACTTTAGATAAAAAAACTGAAAATATTGCGGTCAATGAACCCAAAACTGAAACCGATAAGGAATCCGATACTGATACTTCCAAGGATTCTGAAAATGCTAAGAATTCCGAAAAGATTATAATCATGAAAGTACCTGAAGCCGAATCGGTAGAATCCGTTTCCGATCCTAAGCCTGTTGCCGATAAACCGGCATTGGAGCTGATAGTTGATACGGAAGATGAAAATGAACTTGCCTCATCAAATAATGAAGCCGGCTCATCGAAAGATACGGATTCCAAGTTACCTTCTGTAATTGAACCGGAGCCTTTAAAGAAGCCTGAAGAAAAAAAGCCTCAGGATTCGGCGCCTTCAACATCTAATCAGGCCACCATAAGCGTGCCTGATAAAAAACAAATAGTAAAGCCGGCCGATGATCCTAATAAGGTTACGAAACCTGAAATTAAAAAAGAATCTTTAGAAAAACCCGTAATAAGTTCCGATAAAGCTCCTACAGCTGCAGAAACAAAACCTTCTATTCCGGAAGTTTCAGGTGTTAATGATAAGAATATTGTGAACGAGGAAAAAATTAAAGATGGCAGTGAGCCCGCCCGCGTTTTTTCGGAATTTCCAAGCACTGAACCTGATGACTCAAAAGAAGAAAAAGCCTCCCGTTCGGTAAAGCTTTATACGGGACAAAGGCTTGAAGTTGTATACCCGGGAGAGGGTTGGGTGTATTTAGGTGAGTCCACTGCACAAAAAGGTATAAAGTATCAACAAAGAAAACTTCAAAGCGGTACCTCTATCTTCCATTTTGGAGCTGGAGATGAAGGCTCATATATTCTTAACTTTTCATATTTTGATGTTTTTTCGGATAACTTTATTTCGGATTCTATTGCCGTTCATGTTGAAAAAGCAAAAACAAAGCTTAATAATACGGTTAAAGCACCTGACTATAAGGGGCCTATAAACGCTCAGAAGGAAAATAAACCTGATTTAAAAAATGAAAGTAAATATGGTACGGATAAAGGGAAGGTTAATAATGATACATCTTCATCTAAGACATTGGATGAAGTTTCGGCCGGAACACCGTTAAAAGCGGAGTCTTCAGTTAAAAAAAGAGAGAATTCCAAGGTTTATGATGCTCCCGATCTTTTAACCGTAACCGAAAAGTCAGAGTCTAAAACATCCGGACAGGATTTTAAATCGGCTTCCGAGTTGTTGGATATGATAAGGGGCTATATTTCGGAAGGAAATGCAGCAAGTGCTCTAAATTCGGCAGAAGATTTTTTTAAAAATTATTCGGTAAATTTGGATGAGGCCTTATTTTTACGCGGTCAAGCATACGAGTTAAACGGACCGAATAAAAACATAAAAAAAGCCTTGGAAGCCTATCAAACCCTGACTAAAGCCTATCCAGAAAGCAAATTTTGGGATAAAGCAGACGCAAGAATAAGGTACATCAAAAAATTCTATATCGATATAAAATAGGATTTACTAGTGGTTGTAATTGTAAAGGCTAAGTTATAAGCCGATTTTAAACCGCTTGACTAAACATCTTCTTTAGGTCATTATATCGGACATGGAAACTAGAAGTATTTTTAAAAATATATCGCCGATAGATCATCGTTATTCCCTCCCGCAAGGAGGTCTTTATGATGAACTGTCGGTTTTTTTATCGGAAGAAGCAGGCATCGTTTATTGTGCCATGGCCGAAATGGCCATTGTAAAGGCTCATCTTAAAATTGCAGAAGAAAAAAAAGGCTCTTTACTTCCAAAACTAAGCGGCGAGCTTGAAAAAACATTGGACGATATTGCCTTAAATATTGATCCTTCCGAAGTTTATGAAGAAGAACATAAGACCCAGCACAATATAAGAGCCTTGGTAAATGTCTTAAAGAAAAAAGTCCCCGAAAATACGGCTCCCTTGGTTCACCTTGGAGCTACCAGTGCCGACATCCTCGACACGGCCTTTTCTATGAGGATAAGGGACGCTGTCATAAAGGTAATAATTCCTCTTTTAAAGAAAACCGAACTTTTACTTTGCGATATAGCTGAAAGAGAGGCTGAAACACCTCAGGTAGGGAGAACTCACGGTCAGCATGCGGTTCCGATTACCTTCGGTTATGCCGTTTCCGAATATGTAGCCCGTTTGGGTAAGTCGATTTTAAAAATGGAAGATCTTGTAAAAGATTTGCGCGGAAAATTTGCCGGAGCCGTCGGGGCTTATAATGCGGCATCTTTAATAGTTTCCGATCCGATGAGATTTGAAAAA of the Treponema denticola ATCC 35405 genome contains:
- a CDS encoding AAA family ATPase, with the translated sequence MFLKNLEIFGFKSFPDRVKIEFADGITALLGPNGCGKSNVVDAVKWVLGEQSSRTLRADKMEDVIFNGTEKRNQLNIAEVTLTISNEKGLLNLDLSEIAIKRRLYRSGESEYFINNQPAKLREIRELFWDTGVGKAAYSVMEQGKIDQILSSKPEERRYLFEEAAGITKFKVKRQDAERKLEKTQENMKQIEAALAEVRRSYDTLKIQSEQTIKYRELKDAVFEHERDIQLLRLKSFVDGLAAKKQSLKEASEKRDSIQEQIDGIHGLLSENMDIVNEMEEKFNAYRTKVLNLAIEQKGKQEQVQIYNKRRSELKLKLNQLEAKTSSTKENIESLEDDISEKNADVFEFKKQVSAIEKNAEDFEKNIDLASHKITSNKEEVKRLEDDIKRLDDMRGDMELELKSITEDIVTELDKNLRSAGYSSANRLEAEKDLDGALNRLKVLITGKKAIFSDFASIENHSADDVKKFAEDSVQSFSSLLSISDEVQNALEKYKKSSAGFIDDFLAPEGIITKKRAVDAAILENRQSIENNRTKIAALIEENNELSIKINDYRKTLEDLRVNRAKVDAQAKNAEDQVKLLERQLSSEKKILHDLENEFFTEEKQLKQTEEDISELEGEINSLEYEGRKISAELEKLENEISIKNSDLASKRGKVDKLNAELSKANSLLEKFHLDLAGIEADIRNTKENFREKHSRELMEFEERMFTITSSVNDLRDSLSSIKQKLDSLGRVNFMAPEEFESVKERYEFLTKHISDLDKARADLQRITDEITAESTELFLDTYNKIKKNFHNMFRRLFGGGRAEIRLTDPKNVLESGIEIFAQPPGKKLENISLLSGGEKSMTAVALLFATYMVKPSPFCLLDEIDAALDEQNVTRFVTTLREFANVSQYIVITHNKKTVLGANAMLGVTMEESGVSKVIAIRLDNETELESKTIDLVNEPFVEEDVEPEEGVYIPPHPPKRIKTVNDEEEISENDRPQE
- a CDS encoding CheR family methyltransferase codes for the protein MEEMKELKVNTGVGIGDTDSLHEQMIVVDFKMVTFSLAGKDYAIDIMRVKEIAKAGNFTYVPNTSPFVLGVYNLRGDIIPIIDLRIFFNIPVPARKKNQPESMVIINVQDQTFGVVVDFIDKVVGVSSSTIQPPHPIFGDINIKYIHGVVENGGHLYILLDVDKIFASRQKEEVKEDLAPVAASVVKEPVKLQGGQSSENLDIKFIGDTLSAMGKFYISAVNEDWVKERYLEWKDIRPSGSLQIQSEKDAGEFLSSFLSPFTKSFWSEAYINAYYKMLPENASSVINVWCIGCGQGYEAYSLAVLLKMRYPRAHVKIYANDSDLLAISNAPMLSVPDDIASGIYEPHITKTASGNLTFSKEIKDMILFEYHDCTHQNAVPDVDIIVARDVLSFMNPNVQRTLIEEFREKLKDSGLIILGHNEAMPKQDGWLRNSSGDIVIFTKE
- a CDS encoding chemotaxis protein CheX, whose protein sequence is MRVEYINPFSEAAYNILSQVLSEDIKRGDLYLKSTCMPVMGVAAIVGLAGDVEGRVIFDMTLDTALKIASAMNNEELAEFDELARATITELANLITAQAVTKLHDLGFKFDLTPPALFTGENMKISNNDIEALIVPMTAPQGRVEINVAIRDRV
- the bamD gene encoding outer membrane protein assembly factor BamD; protein product: MKPIRYILILFLIFIFLNSCASTKKNTGETLDKKTENIAVNEPKTETDKESDTDTSKDSENAKNSEKIIIMKVPEAESVESVSDPKPVADKPALELIVDTEDENELASSNNEAGSSKDTDSKLPSVIEPEPLKKPEEKKPQDSAPSTSNQATISVPDKKQIVKPADDPNKVTKPEIKKESLEKPVISSDKAPTAAETKPSIPEVSGVNDKNIVNEEKIKDGSEPARVFSEFPSTEPDDSKEEKASRSVKLYTGQRLEVVYPGEGWVYLGESTAQKGIKYQQRKLQSGTSIFHFGAGDEGSYILNFSYFDVFSDNFISDSIAVHVEKAKTKLNNTVKAPDYKGPINAQKENKPDLKNESKYGTDKGKVNNDTSSSKTLDEVSAGTPLKAESSVKKRENSKVYDAPDLLTVTEKSESKTSGQDFKSASELLDMIRGYISEGNAASALNSAEDFFKNYSVNLDEALFLRGQAYELNGPNKNIKKALEAYQTLTKAYPESKFWDKADARIRYIKKFYIDIK
- a CDS encoding response regulator — protein: MISKQDFPNINERAPEGKKPDGTPYKILVVDDSIFVTKQIGQILNSEGYEVVATAVDGFEGVEKYKELCPNVDLVTMDITMPKMDGLTALEQIMAFDKNAKVVMISALGKEELVKKALLLGAKNYIVKPLDRKKVLERVAGVLGIS
- a CDS encoding helix-turn-helix domain-containing protein, yielding MKVLVFDRKIETLAFLCEKLENHGIITIAAENGSKFICNYLDPELDAIIVATKELAHYSLNEARLIKKIYKDITICTYFHEDCYNIKNINIVSSSGIPENIRGNEKILKIILSKCKRRPDLNKDYIYSLPKKSGILLKHLIINRQKGLSDEEISTIFWGEKIPSKQNSIYNHVYNLKKSLKKSFSNRYTILKANKRYRLIKLKKEA